The genome window CATCTTGAGACCCGCTGATTCAGAGTGCTCATTAAACAATACATGATTGAAAAGTTTAGTCACAAAAAAATCAAAAATGCAACCATTAGATGCTTAAAATCTGTCTAAATAGAATTAAAAAAACGCTGCCGGGGAGGGAGGATCCCGGCAGCGGGAGAGTCAATGCTCAAAGGAGCAATGGTGTGAGAAATTGATTCTCACGGTTGATCTTTTAGTATTTAAGGAGAAACCTAAACTCGTTGCTTGCTCTAAGATGAAATGTAGCCCCTTTTGACGGAATCAACCACCCCGTCGACATCACGTTGTCTTCACCCTCTTAAACGCAAAAACCGGGAATCTGTTCCTGTAAAAGAGTAAGTGCTTATATGAATTTCAGTTGAGATGACGGAATATATTTTAATCAGGTGAAGACATGACCACTCAATCACACTATGATCTCCATACCCGCCCGGGCAAATGCAAGATTATCGAACCCGGCTTTCGCAAAATCTGCGCTGATTTTCTCATTGTCGATATTATTGGGCAGATGAGTCAGCAACAGCTTACGCACGTTTTTGTCGAGCATGAGTTGTGGCATCCGCTCCAGATCGATATGCATTCCCTCGGATAGCAGGAGGTCGGCGTTGTCGGCAACCAGGGCGACATCCTCGCTGTCAAGTACATCGGCAGTGTACACCAGGCGTTTTCTGTCGTGTTCGGCGATCAAGGAAAAGCACTGCATCCGATTCGGCAACGCGCGCGACATGATAAAGTCCCTCTTGCCCTGAAGATGGCGATTCAGAACAAATTCGAACTTCACAAGCGAGTCCTCATACGTGGATTTGCGGTCGAGGCCGTGAAAGGTGATATCAAAGCCGAGATCGCCGGGAAACAGGTAGGTCATGTAGAGCAAACGTTTGAAACCGTCCTCAGCCTCACGCGGGAGATATATATCGAGAGGAAGCTCGCGCCTCAAAAGATGCATAAGCTGAACCAGAAACGGCAGGCCCATCGAGTGATCGGAATGCATGTGACTGATAAAAATTTTGCTGATTGTATTCGGATTGATCTTCAATCGCCGGATAGCCTGCGCGGTACCGTCACCACAATCCAGCAGGTACCCGATCCGGTCGATTTCGAGCAGGTAGCAGGATGTCGACTTCTGAGCCGAAGCCATCCCCGAAGAACAGCCGATTATTTTTAGACGCATATCCATATGCGGTAATAACAGGAATTATCTTCGTACGGTTTCCGTCAAATCCGATCAACCGAGGTTTTCAACCGAGATCGGATTGATTTCCTTCAGGTGCATGGTGAAATGCCTGAGGTATTCCGGCTCGTAAGTGATTTCGAAACCGGACAGCTTGTCCTTGTATTCCATGACTTTCTTGAAGGTGTGGGCGATATATTTCAGGTGCGAAACAGTGTATACTCGCCTCGGTATCGCCAGGCGCACCAGTTCCAGCGCCGGGTAGATGACCTCGCCGGTCTCCGGATCTTTCTGGGCGAACATCAGGCCACCGATCTCGACCGCACGGATACCGCCCTCGCGGTAGAGCGCGATCACAAGAGACTGGGCCGGAAACTTGTCGCGCGGGATATGCCCAAGAAGCGAACCGGCATCGACAAACACCGCATGTCCGCCGGTCGGCTTCACATAAGGAACTCCGATTTTATCCAGTTCCTTGCCGAGGTATTCGACCTGCTCGATGCGATGATGCAGGTATTCTTCGTCGAGCGCTTCGATCAGGCCCCGGGCGATAGCTTCCATATCTCGACCGGTCAGGC of Candidatus Zixiibacteriota bacterium contains these proteins:
- a CDS encoding MBL fold metallo-hydrolase codes for the protein MDMRLKIIGCSSGMASAQKSTSCYLLEIDRIGYLLDCGDGTAQAIRRLKINPNTISKIFISHMHSDHSMGLPFLVQLMHLLRRELPLDIYLPREAEDGFKRLLYMTYLFPGDLGFDITFHGLDRKSTYEDSLVKFEFVLNRHLQGKRDFIMSRALPNRMQCFSLIAEHDRKRLVYTADVLDSEDVALVADNADLLLSEGMHIDLERMPQLMLDKNVRKLLLTHLPNNIDNEKISADFAKAGFDNLAFARAGMEIIV